In Arthrobacter citreus, a genomic segment contains:
- a CDS encoding HpcH/HpaI aldolase family protein: protein MSTERLAMTGYDYIALDGQHGLMGYAGILSNLMAIDAAHGPAGIVRVEANNAAVIGQALDAGARGIIVPLINNREEAEAAVRSARYPGTGIRSYGPMRSGLRIGPTPAEADAAVLLLVMIETPEGLANVEEICATEGIDGVYIGPSDLCLAVGGRYPNDPEVKEEFEGAITRVLSAAQAAGKIPAIHTAAGSIAKERISQGFTFITIASDLTHLEAAARQQLQEAKS, encoded by the coding sequence GTGTCAACTGAGCGGCTTGCCATGACCGGTTATGACTACATCGCCCTTGACGGACAGCATGGACTCATGGGTTATGCCGGTATCCTCAGCAACCTCATGGCCATAGATGCAGCTCACGGCCCTGCCGGCATTGTCCGCGTCGAAGCCAACAACGCCGCCGTCATTGGTCAAGCGCTAGATGCCGGAGCACGTGGAATTATCGTTCCGCTCATCAATAACCGGGAGGAAGCAGAAGCAGCCGTCCGCTCGGCTAGATACCCCGGCACGGGCATCCGCTCCTACGGGCCTATGCGCTCAGGACTTCGAATAGGCCCAACACCTGCGGAAGCTGACGCTGCCGTACTGCTTCTCGTCATGATCGAAACGCCCGAGGGCCTCGCCAACGTGGAGGAAATCTGTGCAACTGAAGGTATTGATGGCGTGTACATCGGCCCCTCGGACCTTTGCCTGGCAGTAGGAGGAAGATACCCGAACGATCCCGAAGTCAAAGAAGAATTCGAAGGCGCGATTACACGAGTACTGTCCGCGGCTCAAGCAGCCGGCAAAATCCCGGCCATACACACCGCCGCGGGGTCAATTGCCAAGGAGCGTATCTCGCAGGGCTTCACCTTCATCACCATCGCCTCAGACCTCACGCATCTCGAAGCCGCAGCCCGCCAACAGCTCCAAGAGGCAAAGAGCTAG
- a CDS encoding aldo/keto reductase, with amino-acid sequence MDKQHLLGLEVPVSKAVLGTMTFGDTADEAASAAMLDAALAAGVTVIDTANGYAGGASEEILGRLLRNRQAEVILATKAGMPHEDAGNHSPLSAAGLRASLDGSLRRLGRESVDLFYLHQPDRAVSLTETMTTIAELVDEGKIKTIGVSNYAAWQISEVNVVADQVGAPRPIIGQQLYNLIARRIEEEYSEFAQATDLHTMVYNPLGGGLLTGRHSYEAAADSGRFADSRLADMYRQRYWDQQLFAAVAELAKIAATAEMSLVELSFRWLLSRPVTGSVLLGGSKPAQLLLNLELLGNGPLGQDIVDECDAIGATLRGPMPTYNR; translated from the coding sequence ATGGACAAGCAGCATTTGTTGGGCCTTGAAGTCCCCGTGTCAAAGGCCGTGCTAGGCACGATGACCTTCGGGGACACGGCAGACGAAGCAGCGTCGGCAGCCATGCTCGATGCCGCCCTGGCTGCCGGCGTCACCGTCATCGACACAGCCAACGGATATGCAGGCGGTGCAAGCGAGGAAATCCTCGGGCGACTGCTGCGTAATCGGCAGGCTGAGGTGATCCTCGCAACCAAAGCGGGCATGCCTCACGAAGACGCGGGAAACCACTCGCCTCTGTCCGCTGCTGGGCTCCGTGCATCATTGGACGGCAGTCTGCGGCGTCTCGGGAGAGAGAGCGTGGACCTTTTTTACCTACATCAACCTGACCGTGCAGTATCCCTCACGGAGACAATGACCACGATCGCCGAGCTTGTCGATGAAGGAAAAATTAAAACGATTGGAGTGTCGAATTACGCTGCTTGGCAGATCAGCGAGGTCAATGTCGTCGCCGACCAGGTCGGGGCGCCCCGCCCTATCATCGGACAACAACTCTACAATCTCATCGCACGTCGCATTGAGGAAGAATACAGTGAGTTTGCGCAGGCCACCGATCTGCACACCATGGTCTACAACCCGCTAGGCGGGGGTCTGCTCACCGGACGGCACTCTTACGAAGCGGCAGCAGACAGCGGCCGGTTCGCCGACTCACGACTCGCTGACATGTACCGGCAACGGTACTGGGACCAGCAACTCTTCGCAGCGGTCGCAGAGCTGGCGAAGATCGCAGCTACGGCCGAAATGTCATTAGTTGAACTCTCTTTCCGATGGCTTCTCTCCCGTCCCGTCACTGGATCAGTCCTGCTCGGCGGGTCGAAACCGGCACAACTGCTCTTGAATCTTGAGCTACTTGGGAACGGACCGCTGGGCCAAGACATTGTCGATGAGTGTGACGCCATCGGTGCTACCCTCCGCGGGCCTATGCCCACCTACAACCGCTAA